A genomic window from Salvia miltiorrhiza cultivar Shanhuang (shh) chromosome 5, IMPLAD_Smil_shh, whole genome shotgun sequence includes:
- the LOC130986288 gene encoding ASC1-like protein — translation MGLLEIATPMDWEHESYAQYGDFVALPFFAVFFPILRFLLDRFVFERVGRRLIFGKGMEVVENETEERKKKIRKFKESAWKCVYFLSAEILALSVTYNEPWFTKTKYFWEGPGDQSWPDQKYKLKLKGLYMYTGGFYVYSIFALIFWEMRRSDFWVSMGHHFVSSTLIILSYVLRFARVGSMVLALHDATDVFLEIGKMSKYSGAEALASCSFVMFVLFWIILRLIYFPFWILWSTSYELIEYLNKENFKVEGPIYYYIFNTLLFFLLVLHVYWWVLMYRMLVAQIKAGGAVSDDVRSDSEDEEPHED, via the exons ATGGGTCTTCTTGAAATTGCGACTCCGATGGACTGGGAGCACGAATCCTACGCTCAATATGGAGACTTCGTCGCGCTTCCCTTTTTTGCTGTTTTTTTCCCAATTTTGAGATTTTTGCTGGACAGATTTGTATTTGAG AGGGTGGGGAGACGATTGATATTTGGAAAGGGAATGGAAGTGGTAGAAAATGAAACTGAGGAGCGAAAAAAGAAGATACGGAAGTTCAAGGAGTCAGCATGGAAATGTGTATATTTTCTTTCAGCTGAGATCTTGGCACTTTCTGTGACCTACAACGAGCCTTGGTTCACAAAGACAAAATACTTCTGGGAAGGGCCCGGAGATCAGTCCTGGCCCGACCAAAAATATAA GTTGAAATTGAAAGGCCTATATATGTATACAGGAGGGTTCTATGTGTACTCGATTTTTGCTCTGATATTTTGGGAGATGCGGCGCTCTGATTTTTGGGTTTCTATGGGTCACCACTTCGTATCATCCACTCTCATCATATTATCCTATGTATTGAG GTTTGCACGAGTTGGTTCAATGGTTTTAGCTCTTCATGATGCCACTGATGTTTTTTTGGAAATAGGGAAGATGTCCAAATACAGTGGTGCAGAAGCACTGGCAAGCTGCTCGTTTGTTATGTTTGTCCTTTTTTGGATCATTCTTCGTCTCATTTACTTCCCGTTCTGGATTCTGTGGAGCACAAG TTATGAACTTATCGAGTACCTAAATAAGGAGAATTTCAAAGTGGAGGGGCCAATCTATTACTACATCTTCAATACTCTTCTTTTCTTCCTGCTTGTTCTTCATGTCTACTGGTGGGTACTGATGTACCGGATGCTCGTCGCTCAAATCAAAGCAGGCGGTGCAGTCAGTGATGATGTTCGATCTG attcggaggatgaagagcCACACGAGGACTGA
- the LOC130986290 gene encoding uncharacterized protein LOC130986290 yields the protein MDDVITDIPPPSRLLLEDLNNFTPPPPSLPSPFLVFSYTDSKKSFSPALLLIAMSSPSLHLLHHLSSKNLIGTLILPEIPFAGNSVEPSLRDKSCNIYALNEADKMIMIVLVQFPVTSERANAVARLLIGEKITPQRVLILDSVQSHNFRGRLSPDETIAFKLETSLERKHSEGNASFVKGLDYYPSGSMVDGLAAALLCRCQLKKIKGTLCVSWPDFGTPVMSLVKSLLVRNVLAGVNYTIDEDYEDEYLRLSRRKDRVDSDLYT from the coding sequence ATGGACGATGTGATAACAGACATTCCCCCGCCTTCAAGACTTCTCTTGGAAGATCTAAACAACTTCACTCCACCACCACCTTCCCTTCCATCTCCGTTCCTGGTGTTTTCGTACACTGATTCAAAGAAAAGCTTCTCTCCCGCACTTCTCCTCATTGCCATGTCTTCCCCATCTCTTCACCTCTTACACCACTTGTCCTCAAAAAATCTTATTGGGACGCTTATTCTCCCCGAGATTCCTTTTGCTGGAAACTCTGTTGAGCCTTCACTTCGAGACAAATCATGCAATATATATGCCCTCAATGAAGCTGATAAAATGATCATGATTGTCCTGGTTCAGTTTCCTGTTACATCAGAGAGAGCTAATGCAGTGGCTAGGTTGCTGATTGGTGAAAAGATCACACCTCAGAGGGTTTTGATTCTGGATTCTGTTCAAAGCCACAACTTTCGTGGCAGGCTCTCTCCTGACGAGACCATCGCCTTCAAGCTGGAGACGTCATTGGAAAGAAAACATTCAGAGGGCAACGCTTCTTTTGTCAAAGGTCTGGATTACTATCCATCAGGAAGCATGGTAGATGGCTTGGCTGCTGCTCTTTTGTGTCGATGCCAATTGAAGAAGATCAAGGGAACTTTATGCGTTTCGTGGCCTGATTTTGGTACTCCAGTGATGTCTCTGGTCAAGTCTCTCTTGGTCAGGAATGTTTTGGCAGGCGTAAACTACACCATTGATGAGGACTACGAGGACGAGTATTTGAGGTTGAGCCGGAGAAAGGATCGTGTGGATTCTGACTTGTATACATGA
- the LOC130986289 gene encoding peroxidase 11 yields the protein MLKKLFLQSLSLKPSKKISYCKQMAASLHSKGLILQLIILALCIAFSTLHASEPPLTLDYYKSTCPSVLEVVRKEMECAVLSDPRNAALILRLHFHDCFVQGCDASVLLDDTITLKGEKKASNNIHALKGFRIIDRIKNRLESDCPATVSCADILTIAARDAVILVGGPYWHVPLGRKDSKTAGYALSDANLPTADDGLLSIIQKFIYQGLSVTDMVALSGAHTIGMARCVNFRDRIYGDFSSTAGTNSVSKSYLSKLKSVCSPVKGSSDQNESAMDYVTPNLFDNSYYQMLLRGEGLINSDQQLYSSLLAVETKKLVHKYAENAVAFFDQFAESMVKMGNITNPETYANGEVRRNCRFVNT from the exons ATGCTCAAAAAGCTATTTCTACAATCTCTCTCTCTGAAACCATCCAAGAAAATCAGCTACTGCAAGCAAATGGCTGCTTCTCTTCACTCAAAAGGGCTCATTCTGCAACTGATCATATTGGCTCTTTGCATAGCCTTCTCCACCTTGCACGCGAGTGAGCCGCCTCTAACCTTAGATTACTACAAATCCACGTGCCCCTCCGTGCTTGAAGTCGTCAGGAAAGAAATGGAATGCGCGGTGCTCTCTGATCCGCGCAATGCAGCCTTGATCCTGCGATTGCATTTCCATGACTGCTTCGTTCAG GGATGTGATGCATCAGTGCTGCTGGATGACACAATCACACTCAAGGGAGAGAAGAAGGCATCCAACAACATACATGCCTTGAAGGGATTCAGAATCATCGACAGGATCAAGAACAGGCTTGAGTCCGACTGCCCTGCAACCGTCTCCTGTGCTGACATCCTCACCATTGCTGCTAGAGATGCAGTCATCTTG GTTGGTGGACCTTACTGGCATGTTCCTCTGGGCAGGAAGGACTCCAAAACTGCAGGCTATGCTCTCAGCGATGCCAACCTTCCCACAGCAGACGACGGCCTTCTCTCCATCATTCAAAAGTTCATCTATCAAGGCCTCTCAGTCACAGACATGGTTGCTCTGTCTG GGGCTCACACAATCGGCATGGCTCGCTGTGTGAACTTCAGGGACAGAATCTATGGGGACTTCTCTTCAACTGCAGGAACGAATTCAGTCTCAAAGAGCTATCTGAGCAAACTGAAATCAGTGTGCTCACCTGTGAAGGGATCATCGGACCAGAATGAGTCAGCCATGGACTACGTCACGCCCAATTTATTCGACAACTCCTACTACCAGATGCTCTTGAGAGGAGAGGGACTCATCAattcagaccaacaactttattCCAGTCTTCTAGCAGTTGAGACCAAAAAACTTGTCCACAAATATGCTGAAAATGCAGTTGCCTTCTTCGATCAGTTTGCCGAATCCATGGTGAAAATGGGGAATATTACGAATCCTGAGACTTATGCTAATGGAGAAGTGAGGAGGAACTGCAGATTTGTGAATACATGA